ATGCAGGGAGCCTCAAGCTATTCCGGCATCGTCGACCAGGCCTTCTGGTACATCCTGGGCATCTCGGCCTTGCTGCTGGTGGGCATCACCGCGGTGATGATCTGGTTCGCCGTGCGCTACAGCCGCAAGCGCAACCCCCATCCGGCGCAGATCCACGGCAGCGTCCTGCTGGAGACGCTCTGGACGGTGATCCCCACCCTCCTCGTCCTCAGCATGTTCTGGTACGGCTGGACCGGTTTCAAGGTGATGCGCAAGATCCCGGCGGACGCCATGCCCGTCAAGGTGACGGCCCGCATGTGGAGCTGGAGTTTCGAGTACGAGGACGGCCGCCGTTCCAGCGAACTGGTGGTGCCCCAGGGCCGCCCCGTGCGCCTCGAGATCGAGAGCCGCGACGTGCTGCACAGCTTCTTCGTGCCCGCTTTCCGCCTGAAGGAGGACGCCGTCCCCGGCCGCACCAACAAGGCCTGGTTCCAGGCCGACCGGGTCGGCGCCTACGACCTCTTCTGCGCCGAGTACTGCGGCGACCAGCATGCCCGCATGCTGAGCAAGGTCCATGTCCTGCCCGAGGCCGAGTTCGCGGTCTGGCGGGCCAATCCGCCCGCCCTGCTGCGCGGACCGGACCTGCTGGCCGCCAAGGGCTGCGTCACCTGCCACAGTCTGGACGGCAGCCGCCTGATCGGCCCCTCCTTCAAGGGCCTGCCCGGCCGTCGCACCCGCGTGACCAGCGGCGGGGCGGACCGCGAGATCACGGCGGACGAGGCCTACCTGCGACGCTCCATCCTGGAGCCCAGGGCGGACCTGGTCAAGGGCTACGATCCGGTCATGCCCGAGCAGCGGGACCTGCTGACCGACGAGGAGCTGGACGAGATCATCGCGACGCTGCTGGGCCTGTAGCGCAGGCCAGCCACAGA
The bacterium DNA segment above includes these coding regions:
- the coxB gene encoding cytochrome c oxidase subunit II yields the protein MQGASSYSGIVDQAFWYILGISALLLVGITAVMIWFAVRYSRKRNPHPAQIHGSVLLETLWTVIPTLLVLSMFWYGWTGFKVMRKIPADAMPVKVTARMWSWSFEYEDGRRSSELVVPQGRPVRLEIESRDVLHSFFVPAFRLKEDAVPGRTNKAWFQADRVGAYDLFCAEYCGDQHARMLSKVHVLPEAEFAVWRANPPALLRGPDLLAAKGCVTCHSLDGSRLIGPSFKGLPGRRTRVTSGGADREITADEAYLRRSILEPRADLVKGYDPVMPEQRDLLTDEELDEIIATLLGL